From a region of the Castanea sativa cultivar Marrone di Chiusa Pesio chromosome 10, ASM4071231v1 genome:
- the LOC142613560 gene encoding mitochondrial carnitine/acylcarnitine carrier-like protein translates to MGDVAKDLAAGTVGGAAQLICGHPFDTIKVKLQSQPAPLPGQPLKYAGAMDAVRQTLAAEGPRGLYKGMGAPLATVAAFNAVLFSVRGQMEALLRSEPGAPLTVNQQIVCGAGAGVAVSILACPTELIKCRLQAQSALADSGSAGVAVKYGGPMDVARRVLRSEGGVKGLFKGLIPTMAREVPGNAAMFGVYEALKQYLAGGQDTSKLGRGSLMLAGGLAGGAFWFSVYPTDVVKSVIQVDDFKNPKYSGSIDAFRKILASEGVKGLYKGFGPAMARSVPANAACFLAYEVTRSSLG, encoded by the exons ATGGGGGATGTAGCAAAGGACTTAGCTGCTGGCACTGTTGGAGGAGCAGCCCAATTGATTTGTGGTCACCCCTTTGACACCATTAAGGTCAAGCTCCAGAGCCAGCCTGCTCCGCTTCCAGGCCAACCTCTCAAGTATGCGGGTGCAATGGATGCTGTCAGGCAAACATTAGCTGCTGAAGGCCCTAGAGGTTTGTACAAAGGTATGGGGGCTCCATTGGCCACTGTGGCTGCCTTCAATGCCGTCCTCTTCTCAGTGAGGGGACAAATGGAGGCATTGTTGCGGTCTGAACCTGGTGCCCCCCTTACAGTTAACCAGCAAATAGTCTGTGGGGCAGGGGCTGGAGTTGCCGTTTCCATCTTAGCATGCCCCACTGAATTGATCAAGTGCAG GTTGCAAGCCCAGAGTGCATTGGCAGATTCTGGTTCGGCTGGCGTTGCAGTGAAGTATGGAGGACCAATGGATGTGGCCAGGCGGGTTCTTAGATCAGAAGGGGGTGTAAAGGGTCTCTTCAAGGGACTGATTCCCACTATGGCACGTGAGGTTCCAGGAAATGCAGCAATGTTTGGTGTCTATGAAGCCTTGAAGCAGTACCTTGCAGGTGGCCAAGACACATCAAAATTGGGAAGAGGCTCTTTGATGTTGGCTGGAGGCTTAGCTGGAGGCGCCTTCTGGTTCTCAGTCTACCCTACTGATGTTGTGAAGAGTGTAATTCAGGTAGATGATTTTAAAAATCCCAAGTACTCGGGTTCCATTGATGCTTTTAGAAAGATCCTGGCCTCAGAGGGAGTAAAAGGCCTGTATAAGGGCTTTGGACCTGCCATGGCCCGAAGTGTGCCTGCAAATGCTGCATGCTTCTTGGCATATGAGGTGACAAGATCAAGTTTGGGTTAA